The Chaetodon auriga isolate fChaAug3 chromosome 20, fChaAug3.hap1, whole genome shotgun sequence genome contains the following window.
ctaatgctaatgctaatcttGTGGTCATGTGGCATACAAAGATTCTCAAAGTGAAAAGCTGTGAGGCAACTTATGGTATCATGGGTCACAATATTCAGCAACCACTCATTTATTGACTTTTCTTCATTCTGCTCTGACTGGCGGGGTAGATAAATGTACCATACATAGCTGATTACAAGCTTTGTGCAAACAATCTACTTACACTCTCCTCGCATGAACTTGTGGATGTATCCTTCCCAGGGTCCAGGTTCAGGCTGGGTCAGGTTCATACAATCAAAGTGATAGTAGCTCACCAGGTTGTCTTTGGCATTGCGTGCCACGTAGATAGTCTTTACACGTGACCAGGAGGGACAAACCAAAGggatttacaacaacaacacagagaatGAGTCACCTAAAGCTTTAAACCAGCtttatgacattttattgtTCAAATTTCACAACATTTAAGAAACCTTACCTTGCACTTGTTTTCCCAAAACCCAGTTGGCACCAACTGAAAAGGAAGATGTGTCTTTATAATTCTAGGTGGATCCATTTTCGTCAGAAGATCAAGACCTGAAACACAAGTTCAGGTACAAGAATATGTATGAAAGAGCTGAAACACACTTTTGGTCCATACTATCTCAGAATCCATGTTATGCTTCCCATATGTACAGCAAGTCCCACTCTAATGCACTGAGATGGAGAAATATCCACCagctgctttgtgctttgtgatttttcacattttcagtaaCATTTTGATGTATATACAAAGATTAATACCACTCTTATGTCTGTacgttaaatatgaagctacagctagcctGACTTTGTCCAAAGTTAACAAAATCCTCCTACTGGAACCTCTACAGCTACCTTTTAAAGCTAaattttctatccctgttttcatgttcattctGTTCATGCTatgaaaagcactttgagctgaatTTCTTATATGAAAGGTGCTAAACAAATTAAGTTTGctattatgattattattattggaagCTTAAGTAATTGCTGCTGGCTCTAACTTTCTATTTACTGTAAGAACACGAGACTGGCATTGGTGTTCTGATCTCGCTCTCAATAAGGAAGCAAACTTCAGCCATTTCCATAATAACTGATGAGCCAACTGATGAGctgcacagcaccaaacagcaaagaCGCAGAGTTACAAGTTAAGcagttaaataaaataacaacagGTAGGTAACCATTTACAAGTCTTTTCAACCTGTGGATAAGTCATGTTTCACTTGCCGTGCTAATGTAAACTTATGGCAAAAGAttgttttcaagtttttttttcacaccagGAGAAATTGTACTCTTCATATGTTTGAGTGTGTCACATGGCAGTTTGATGCTGAGCACAATGTTTATGGGTTAATAGCTCATTGCCCCGATTAAGGTGGAAGAAAGAAGAATTTATGAAAACATTCCTCCATGAATTGGATTTGACAGACCATCAGAACTACCTGGAGTatacatttgaaaaaatatTAGAAGTTTTGGACACAAGGTGCACTTGAAGTGGATATTTGGGACAGAAGGTGCGGAGGAAAGCAGCGTACAAAAATTCgaatttctttcagaaatgtgttacAGTACACACCTGAGGACATGGGTGGTGGGAACTTGATCTCTAGGAAAGGACTGCGGATTGGTGTGGGGGCTCGTTTGCAGGCCTCAGCATCTCCGTTGTGAAGAAGCAGGTCAACTATCTCCTGAGTCCATGTGGTTCCTTAAGAGTccaaaatacaaatgaacacTGATTTGAATAAATGGAACACTTTCCATGTATTGAATCTCACCGGTTAAAGGAGAAATCCCATCgtacacatacagacaccaaaaacaaaaagcatattTACTAGAAAATCCTGTCTTTTCCACTCTTCACTCTTCCACTGCACATTATATACTGTTTTTaacttctggttagatgctcgactttatttcattttttcaatacTTGTACTCTGTGCAATGAAAAAAAGTTGAGTCTAACTCTGGTTTACAGACAAGAATGTCCTGTCAGTCCCACTTTCTCTCTGGCCCTGTAACACCTTTCACCACTTAATGTGGCATCAAACTTCAAATCTTCCGAGTGGGTGAAGTTGAGATTGAAATCCAAAACAAAGGACAGCCGTGAACCAAAAGTCACTTCAACTATTCATTAATATGATTACAAACAAAAGAATAGGTGATCTGCCCTTTGCAGTCAAAAAACTGTGTCGCTTCCAGCACTGTCCCCCATGTCAGCCCCCACATGATATTAATCACTTCTAAAATTACCTCTGCTCCGACCCCCAGAGGGACCAGCAAAGTACAAAAGAAATAATTCCCCAAATCAATCTAAACAAGTAAAGAAAGGGTTTTTATATAGTAATTGGTAACaataaatgttaataataatattaattattttatagttTGGCTCCAATATACTGGCCCCTAACTGTTGATGCAAATGCAGCACAATTGATAATTAAACATTCAAAAGGGGCCaaaaaaaacgaaaaacaaaacaataactcAGGTCATGGCTcaatacatttcaaataaacacacattccaTAATAATTGTCCATAATTGTCCTTTGATTGGGGATATAAGTTCAAGAGACAGgagaagtgtgtgcatgtatatgtatgtattattGTGAGGGCCAGTTGTTATCAGCACATAGCCCTTCCAATCAGTCTGCTGCTTCCAAGAGCAGGCAGAGCTTGTCAACAGGTCTTAGTAGGGTGCTGTTCTTGGTTCTCATCAAGATGGTCCAGTGCCCTTTGGACCCTAAGAGTGTCTTCACAACACGTCCCAGGAACCATGAATTTCTCGGTGCTGTGTTGTCCACTATAAGGACAAGGTCGTTAGGGCAAAGGCTTTGTTTGGGGCTGAGCCATACTCAATCACCTTGctggttgtatttttctctttaatgCTCACACTGTTTACAGATGCCTCATTTTTGACCTCTGGATTGTCTGGAGGAATCTGTCCCAACTCTTTAGGTATCTTGGGCCAATCTGTTTCTGGCATTTCCAAATACTTGGGACCCTTTAGCCATCTTGATTTTAGAAAGGGTTTAACATGCAGCCCACGTGATGCGGCATCAGCTGTGTTGTCCTTAGAGGCAACATGTCTCCACTGTCTTGCTTGAGAGCTGAGAGCCTAGTGTGGAATCTTTTTGTTCGATTATGGATATAtcccagcacagaggtgctatCCATCCGGAAAGTAGAATCTATGATTTCTATTTGGAGTTTTCTTTGCAATAACCTTTTAGGTTTGGTACATCTGTCCACCTGAAATCTGCTGAGTTGATCCAACTCTGAGACCCACACCTGCCATTGCTTAGCAGATTTTTTTGGGATAATTTCATCCCACCCGCATTTCAATTTGCAGAGTTATTGGAGTATTTGCTTGGCATTGAGAATGAATGGGGCAAGGAATCCCAATGGATCATAGATAGAGCTAACCATGGAGAGGATACCTCTTCTGGTAAGGGATTTGTTCTTGATGGTAACTTTGAATGTGAAAACATCAATTTCACTGTTCCATTGGATCCCAAGTGCTCTTTCAATTGGTAGCTTTTTCTCTCTAGGTCCAGTTCCTTGAGATTATTGGCTCTCTGATGTTCAGGAACACTCAGCAAAACCTTACGGCTGTTACTGATCCACTTACTTAATGAGAAGCCTCCTTGAGAGCAGGTGGCTTGATCCACTGTGGCCACTAATTTAAGGCAATCATCGACATCGAAATTGTGATGGACTGTTTCGGTTACTTCCTTATTATATTTGTGGCTGTTatcttttgctgtttgtttcagggCAAAATTAGCAATGCTAGGTGAAGAAACTGCTCCAAAGAGATGAATCTTCATTCTGTAGGTCTCTAAGGGTTTGTCGGTGTCTCCACCAGGCCACCACAGAAATCTCAGGAAATCCCTGTGTTTCTCATGAACCGGCACTTGATAAAACATTGCCTCAATATCTGCAATGAAAGCAACCTGTCCTTGGCAAAACCTGAGCAGGGCTCCAATCAGAGTATTTGCCAGGTCGGGACCTTGTAGGAGATTTTAGTTGATCAGTTGCTATACGATTGACCATTGCCACCATGGGACAGATTCCACAGCATCACATGAATTGAGTGGACCATTTATCACCCATCCAAATACTGTCTTGACTGCGTATGGGCCATTTTCTTGGCTGTTGATCATGTCCCATGGTTCCATTGCTTTAGGAACATGAACTCCAATAAGAAGTTTTAGCACATGTTTTCCCTTGCAGAAAGTGCATGATAAAGATGGCTGCCACCTGGTGGctgttgtttgcatgtgtagTGCTGCACTGTTTCTAAAGGCAGTGAAGCACTACTTTTAACATCAGTCGCCACAATAGTGGTGAAGCTGCTTCCTTTACTCTTAGGTACTCTTAGATTCACTGCTAGATTTCTTGTAACCGGCTTTTAATTGAGAAGTTGGTGGTCTTGAATGTCTCCAAACAATGGATCCATAagtatttttgtatgtttttccaTAAACTCCACAAGGTTCTGGAATCTAGCTCTCCTGTTAGTTCTTTGCAAAACATCATAGGCTGCCATTCACCACCTATAAGGAAGTTTAAGTGCATTTGATCTTATATTGGAGGGAATGTCAAGTTCATCCACGTGATGCAATGCATTATGGCATGCTCTTCAATACATTGCATAAGCCTGAAGTGCCTTTCCATCATCAGCCTTTACGGCTGTCCAGTTCAATGCCTTTTCCAAGTAAGCATTTGCTATCTGGATCTCATCCCCAAAATGCTCCTTTAATAATCGTTTGGCTTCCTGATAACCTCTTTGTGAATCCATATGTAGGCAGCTATGAACAAGACTCCTTGGTTGGTCTGAGGTGTATTGCTCAAGAAAATAGAGCCTGTCCCAACTGCTACTGGTTTTGTCTTTAATCAGGTGTTTAAATGCTTGAATAAATGATTGATATGCCAGCAGATCACCATCAAACACCGGAACCTCCACTGTTGGCAGCATGGCTAGTTTTTGTTGCATGATTATGAGTTCAGCAATGTCGCTCGGTTGTCCTTGCCTTGAGTTATCATGATGGTCTGGACTGGGGACTAAATCATCCATACTGTGCATTCTGGATGACTTATGTCATCTCACTGGTTGTGTGAGGTTATGCTGCTGAAAAGCACTTTGACCAACAGAAAATCTTTGTGATTGTATGTCTTCAACAGTTTTCTGCAGAGGTGTTTTAGACACTGCACCCATATTCAGAAACTCAACAGGTGAGACTTCAGGATTCATTAAGTCTATATTCTTTTCTTTACTTGACTCCAAATATGCATTCATTCCATCCTCTTGTGTTTCGTCATCCATGCCTTTGCAAAAAACTGTGTCACTTCCAGCACTGTCCCCCATGTCAGCGCCCAGGTGATATTAATCACTTCTTAAATTAGCTCTGCTCCAACCCCCAGTGGGACccccattcattcattcattcattcattcatcttctatacccgcgtatccctttcggggttgtggggggctggagcctatcccagctagcaatgggcgagaggcggggtacaccctgaaccggtcgccagccgatcgcagggcaacagacagacatacaaccattcacactcacacctatggacaatttagagtgaccaattaacctaatgagcatgtttttggtctgtgggaagaagccggagtgcccggatagaacccacgcatgcacgggaagaacatgcaaatttcacacagaaaggccctgcccgacccggggatcgaaccagtgACCTCCTTGCTCCTTGAAATAATTCCCCAAATCAATCTTAACAAGTAAACAAAGTGTTTTATATAATCATCGGTaacaataaatattaataataataatatcaattaATGTATATTTTGTCCCCAACACCAATGGTGCCAactgtgtgaacacaaacagagcttCAATAAAAATATTGTACATATGATGCAAAAAACATGTCTTGTCTTGACCCTTGCAGAGATTTACCGTATACAAACAAAGCATGCAACCACGTGAGTACCTGCTTTGGGGTAGGTGGCGATGAGGAGGTCGGAGGGGTCGGGTCGAAAAGCCCAGATGTTGTCCCAGTTCTCTGCGATGCAGCTCATGAGAGGAATTCCTCTGACTGGGATGAGAGGGAAGCGGGTGAGGGAGGCGGAGGCCTTCTCAATGGCTGTGGTGCAGCTGATTTCTTCCCCATTTGACATGGCTGACGCTGTGAAAACTTCACTCAAGGAAATGAAGAAGCAAAGGCCAAAATTTCAACCACTCCAGTGAGGCCAGTGTGGTGGTCTTGTctactgcagcagctcctctctctgcactgGCTTTAAGTCCCGCTCCTTTGTCAAACATTCACAGGTGATTTGCTTTTATACATTATGCCATGCAAACTCTCTTCCTGTTGGATTGCCTCGCCCACGATCACTGCGTGtacacactgtcactgtcgTAATCTCCTCCGTGTGTGC
Protein-coding sequences here:
- the LOC143338680 gene encoding sulfotransferase 1C1-like — protein: MSNGEEISCTTAIEKASASLTRFPLIPVRGIPLMSCIAENWDNIWAFRPDPSDLLIATYPKAGTTWTQEIVDLLLHNGDAEACKRAPTPIRSPFLEIKFPPPMSSGLDLLTKMDPPRIIKTHLPFQLVPTGFWENKCKTIYVARNAKDNLVSYYHFDCMNLTQPEPGPWEGYIHKFMRGELAWGSWYDHVKGFWEERKKRNILYLFYEDMKENPRHEVERIMRYLDLSLSDEVIRNIVELTSFKKMKENPMANYSFIPAPVFDPSISPFMRKGEVGDWENHFTPEQSKMFDEDYEKQMKGSNMPFRSKI